In Candidatus Brocadiaceae bacterium, the following are encoded in one genomic region:
- a CDS encoding pyruvate, phosphate dikinase: protein MAAEKTKRIYFFKPGKADGRADMKALLGGKGANLAEMSNVGLPVPPGFTITTESCRDYYTSGKKWPAGLPQELDENVAMLEKATGRKLGDAQKPLLVSVRSGAAVSMPGMMDTILNLGMNDKSVQGLAAESGDERFAWDCYRRFIQMFGNVAMFVPHRFFDDVLARERKKAGVKFDSQLTADQLREIVDEFKAIYKKNTGEVFPADPKQQLRRAIDAVFGSWNNPQAIRYREIHEIRGLLGTAVNVQTMVFGNMGHTSFTGVGFTRNPATGQNKLYGEYLVNAQGEDVVAGIRTPKSVDEMSNEDLSDFDDADVPADEARTLYARMYEQLLGVKKTLEEHYTDMQDFEFTAQQGTLYMLQTRTGKRTAMAAVQIAVDLKAEGLIDKKTAIMRVEPNQIEQLLHKQFDPKAKKKAEADGRALAVGLPASPGAAVGKIALTADDAEALAAAEAARPDGMGVILVRDETSPEDIGGMHVSVGILTARGGMTSHAAVVARGMGTCCVAGCGAVHPDDVKKQVTIAGKKFKEGDVISLDGTTGQVFDGVIDVTDPEMSGAFGTLMEWAEEFRTMGVWANADTPNDARQALAFGAEGIGLCRTEHMFFEEGRISYVRQMMLAAPEVRRLNAVLAGAETAASQTAGEEKKALMQRVRQVKADLKEKRAVYDAALKKLLPEQRKDFEGIFKAMDGLPVVVRLLDPPLHEFLPHERDVQARLGERMGLTADEVAARVSQLRELNPMLGHRGCRLGLTYPDVYNMQVRAIIQAAVRCKKKGIDVHPEIMIPLVGTDEELRICREAADTICREVLEKAEVKIDYKIGTMIEVPRAALTADQVAQYADFFSFGTNDLTQMAYGFSRDDVGTFVPEYVEREILANDPFQVLDQTGVGQLVEMGVTRGRATKPNLKIGICGEHGGEPRSVKFCHRVGMNYVSCSPFRVPVARLAAAQAAVETSK from the coding sequence ATGGCTGCAGAGAAGACCAAGCGCATCTACTTCTTCAAACCGGGCAAGGCTGACGGCCGGGCCGACATGAAGGCCCTGCTCGGTGGCAAGGGTGCCAACCTCGCCGAGATGTCGAACGTCGGGCTGCCCGTTCCGCCGGGGTTCACCATCACGACCGAGAGCTGCCGCGACTACTACACCAGCGGCAAGAAGTGGCCGGCCGGGCTGCCTCAGGAACTCGACGAGAACGTCGCCATGCTCGAGAAGGCCACGGGCCGCAAGCTGGGCGATGCGCAGAAGCCTCTGCTGGTCAGCGTGCGCAGCGGCGCCGCCGTCAGCATGCCGGGCATGATGGACACGATCCTGAACCTGGGCATGAACGACAAGAGCGTGCAGGGCCTGGCGGCCGAGAGCGGGGACGAGCGGTTCGCCTGGGACTGCTACCGGCGCTTCATCCAGATGTTCGGCAACGTGGCGATGTTCGTGCCGCACCGGTTCTTCGACGACGTCCTGGCCCGCGAACGCAAGAAGGCCGGCGTGAAGTTCGACAGCCAGCTCACGGCCGACCAGCTCAGGGAAATCGTCGACGAGTTCAAGGCCATCTATAAGAAGAACACCGGCGAGGTCTTTCCGGCCGATCCGAAGCAGCAGTTGCGCCGGGCCATCGACGCCGTGTTCGGGTCGTGGAACAACCCGCAGGCGATCCGCTACCGCGAGATCCACGAGATCCGCGGCCTGCTCGGCACCGCCGTGAACGTGCAGACCATGGTCTTCGGGAACATGGGCCACACCAGCTTCACGGGCGTCGGCTTCACCCGCAACCCCGCCACCGGCCAGAACAAGCTCTACGGCGAATACCTGGTCAACGCCCAGGGCGAGGACGTCGTGGCCGGCATCCGCACGCCCAAGAGCGTCGACGAGATGTCGAACGAAGACCTCTCCGACTTCGACGACGCGGACGTCCCCGCCGACGAGGCCCGCACGCTCTACGCCCGCATGTACGAGCAACTGCTCGGCGTCAAGAAGACGCTCGAAGAGCACTACACCGACATGCAGGACTTCGAGTTCACCGCGCAGCAGGGCACGCTCTACATGCTGCAGACGCGCACCGGCAAGCGGACCGCCATGGCGGCCGTGCAGATCGCCGTCGATCTGAAGGCCGAAGGCCTGATCGACAAGAAGACGGCGATCATGCGCGTCGAACCGAACCAGATCGAGCAACTCCTGCACAAGCAGTTCGACCCGAAGGCCAAGAAGAAGGCCGAGGCGGACGGACGCGCCCTGGCCGTCGGCCTGCCCGCCTCCCCGGGCGCGGCCGTGGGCAAGATCGCACTGACCGCCGACGACGCCGAGGCCCTGGCCGCCGCCGAAGCCGCCCGGCCGGACGGCATGGGCGTCATCCTCGTGCGTGACGAGACCAGCCCCGAGGACATCGGCGGCATGCACGTCTCCGTCGGCATCCTCACCGCCCGAGGCGGCATGACCAGCCACGCAGCCGTCGTGGCGCGCGGCATGGGCACCTGCTGCGTCGCCGGCTGCGGCGCCGTCCACCCGGACGACGTCAAGAAGCAGGTCACGATCGCCGGCAAGAAGTTCAAGGAAGGCGACGTTATCTCGCTGGACGGAACGACCGGCCAGGTGTTTGACGGCGTCATCGACGTGACCGACCCCGAGATGTCCGGCGCCTTCGGCACCCTGATGGAATGGGCCGAGGAGTTCCGCACGATGGGTGTCTGGGCCAACGCCGACACCCCGAACGACGCCCGCCAGGCCCTGGCGTTCGGCGCCGAGGGCATCGGCCTCTGCCGCACCGAGCACATGTTCTTCGAAGAAGGCCGCATCTCCTACGTGCGGCAGATGATGCTGGCGGCCCCGGAGGTCCGGCGGCTGAACGCCGTGCTGGCCGGCGCCGAGACCGCCGCCTCGCAGACGGCCGGCGAGGAGAAGAAGGCCCTGATGCAGCGCGTGCGCCAGGTCAAGGCCGACCTGAAAGAGAAGCGCGCGGTCTACGACGCCGCCCTCAAGAAGCTCCTCCCGGAACAGCGGAAGGACTTCGAAGGCATCTTCAAGGCGATGGACGGCCTGCCGGTCGTCGTCCGCCTGCTGGACCCCCCGCTGCACGAGTTCCTGCCCCACGAGCGGGACGTGCAGGCGCGCCTCGGCGAACGGATGGGCCTCACGGCCGACGAAGTGGCCGCCCGTGTCAGCCAGCTCCGTGAACTGAACCCCATGCTCGGCCACCGCGGATGCCGCCTGGGCCTCACCTACCCGGACGTCTACAACATGCAGGTGCGCGCCATCATCCAGGCCGCCGTGCGCTGCAAGAAGAAGGGCATCGACGTCCACCCCGAGATCATGATCCCACTGGTCGGCACCGACGAGGAGCTTCGCATCTGCCGCGAGGCGGCCGACACGATCTGCCGCGAAGTCCTGGAGAAGGCAGAGGTCAAGATCGACTACAAGATCGGCACGATGATCGAGGTGCCCCGCGCCGCCCTCACGGCGGATCAGGTGGCCCAGTACGCTGACTTCTTCAGCTTCGGCACAAACGACCTGACCCAGATGGCCTACGGGTTCAGCCGCGACGACGTGGGCACGTTCGTGCCCGAGTACGTCGAGCGCGAGATACTCGCCAACGACCCCTTCCAGGTCCTCGACCAGACGGGCGTCGGCCAGCTCGTCGAGATGGGCGTCACCAGGGGGCGCGCCACGAAGCCGAATCTGAAGATCGGCATCTGCGGCGAGCACGGCGGCGAACCCCGTTCCGTCAAGTTCTGCCACCGCGTGGGGATGAACTACGTCTCCTGCT